One genomic window of Corynebacterium massiliense DSM 45435 includes the following:
- a CDS encoding glycosyltransferase: MTNENQIAYEPLQRILLPRRGEPNNVRLLYLIESEHNRERLKWHDRATLAIPAGEEVSFETYFNAFPASYWRRWSQLRTVVLSLDVTGQANVSLYRSKQDGQRVAVANHLVEDGHHEFELELKNFEDGGWLWFDVTAETDTVLADAAWCSPQAPAEQELPDGTTVPAADKRVAVGIPTFNRPTDAVAALKALAEDPVVDGIIDFVLMPDQGDKHPADEDGYAAATAHFGERYREYRQGNLGGSGGYSRIMLEAVENTDSPFILFMDDDIAIEPDSILRAVQAARYAARPIIVGGQMLNLQERSQLRTTGERVDRATFMWGPAPHAVYDHDFADYPMSKIGTPETHRDPRKYDSRAIHRRVDVEYNGWWMCLFPRVVAEKVGQPLPLFIKWDDTEYSLRAQEFGFPTVTWPGAAIWHMAWADKDDAIDWQAYFHLRNRLIVAAMYHDGEARGLTRNIFKSTLKHAACMEYSTIAIQIEAMRDFLRGPDRLFDILETSLPRINGVRKEYSDAQVIESADQLPNPSGAPGVPTRDIGGRLAKLKKIPWALKGLKHLVSKEDRAHHEVPQLNLTPDEARWFSLSRVDSATVTTAGGTGVMFRKRDRDLAKDLVQESRELLKTIESNFDELRRVYRDARPELTDRRVWRDFFDNER; encoded by the coding sequence GTGACTAATGAGAACCAGATTGCGTATGAACCGCTGCAGCGCATCCTGCTGCCGCGGCGGGGCGAGCCGAACAACGTTCGGTTGCTCTACCTCATCGAATCCGAGCACAACCGCGAGCGCCTGAAGTGGCACGACCGCGCCACGCTGGCCATCCCGGCGGGCGAGGAAGTCTCATTCGAGACCTACTTCAACGCGTTCCCCGCCTCCTACTGGCGGCGCTGGTCCCAGCTGCGGACCGTGGTGCTCAGCCTGGATGTCACCGGGCAGGCGAACGTCTCGCTCTACCGCTCCAAGCAGGACGGGCAGCGCGTGGCGGTGGCCAACCACCTGGTGGAAGACGGCCACCACGAGTTCGAGCTGGAGCTGAAGAACTTCGAGGACGGCGGCTGGCTGTGGTTCGACGTCACCGCGGAGACCGACACCGTGCTGGCCGATGCCGCGTGGTGCTCTCCGCAGGCCCCGGCCGAGCAGGAGCTTCCCGATGGCACGACTGTGCCCGCCGCGGACAAGCGCGTGGCGGTGGGCATCCCGACGTTTAACCGGCCGACCGACGCGGTGGCGGCGCTTAAGGCGCTGGCCGAGGACCCGGTGGTCGACGGCATCATCGACTTCGTGCTCATGCCCGACCAGGGTGACAAGCACCCGGCGGACGAGGACGGTTACGCCGCGGCCACCGCGCACTTTGGCGAGCGCTACCGCGAATACCGCCAGGGCAACCTCGGCGGCTCCGGCGGCTACTCCCGCATCATGCTCGAGGCGGTAGAAAACACCGACTCGCCGTTCATCCTGTTCATGGACGATGACATCGCCATCGAGCCGGATTCCATCCTGCGCGCGGTCCAGGCGGCGCGCTACGCGGCCCGCCCGATCATCGTCGGCGGCCAGATGCTCAACCTGCAGGAGCGCTCACAGCTGCGCACCACCGGCGAGCGCGTGGATCGTGCGACGTTCATGTGGGGCCCGGCGCCGCACGCGGTCTACGACCACGACTTCGCCGACTACCCGATGTCCAAGATCGGCACCCCGGAAACGCACCGCGACCCGCGCAAGTACGATTCCCGCGCCATCCACCGCCGTGTGGATGTGGAGTACAACGGCTGGTGGATGTGCCTGTTCCCGCGCGTGGTGGCCGAGAAGGTCGGCCAGCCGCTGCCGCTGTTCATCAAGTGGGACGACACGGAGTACTCGCTGCGCGCGCAGGAATTCGGCTTCCCCACCGTCACCTGGCCGGGCGCGGCCATCTGGCACATGGCGTGGGCAGACAAGGACGACGCGATCGACTGGCAGGCCTACTTCCACCTGCGAAATAGGCTCATCGTCGCCGCGATGTACCACGACGGCGAAGCCCGCGGGCTCACCCGAAACATCTTCAAGTCCACCCTGAAGCACGCAGCGTGCATGGAGTACTCGACCATCGCGATCCAGATCGAGGCGATGCGCGACTTCCTGCGGGGCCCGGACCGCCTCTTCGACATCCTGGAAACCTCCCTGCCGCGTATCAACGGCGTGCGCAAGGAGTACTCCGATGCTCAGGTCATCGAGTCCGCCGACCAACTGCCCAACCCGTCCGGCGCGCCGGGCGTGCCCACCCGGGACATCGGCGGGCGCCTGGCCAAGCTGAAGAAGATCCCGTGGGCACTCAAAGGCCTCAAGCACCTGGTGTCCAAGGAGGACCGCGCCCACCACGAGGTGCCGCAGCTCAACCTGACCCCGGACGAGGCGCGCTGGTTTTCACTGTCGCGCGTGGACTCCGCCACGGTCACCACCGCCGGCGGCACGGGCGTGATGTTCCGCAAGCGCGACCGCGACCTGGCCAAGGACTTGGTCCAGGAAAGCCGCGAGCTGTTGAAGACCATCGAGAGCAACTTTGACGAGCTGCGCCGCGTTTACCGCGACGCCCGTCCGGAACTGACCGATCGCCGCGTGTGGAGGGATTTCTTTGACAACGAGCGCTAG
- a CDS encoding DUF5129 domain-containing protein: MNRPASRLLPLSLTAISLLTATLVVTAPGLTTYAHATAPLDTAAGASENIDAHTSDVEVVDGAHILSDSDKKMLDERTTGIDFPDSVQRVVYLTFADNDENLNDTVRYFGEDERRDLLDADQKKFAPGTVIVAVGLDPKKMGVYAGDDVAADLDLQDDARLAGITDEMRDPLREKNWALGLLRGAQGAADTEVRSESSEWPGILATGGVLAGGGIACGIGLRSRRKKKAAQAREDYDYILAHHGDIATRLDAIDVRAHSLSSPLADDEFRRQWDDIKAAFLKAQSALDKTGELDRSSTDKEFRAHASALADARAAVEEAVNAEANVEELASLEHGDATARRRALTDLHRDIADARAEAQPREEERLVDIDKRVLALRDGHGDGTDSLTSPDFMDTYTGILTDYHAVIEAVRESMYSDKTVERGDHTAPTLGSSSWHPGMGIYYVPFSVVNNWHSSDVAAASSSNSSSGVTTGYSAGGFAGAGGSSSF, encoded by the coding sequence ATGAATCGTCCGGCATCCCGCTTATTACCGTTGTCCCTCACTGCTATTTCGCTGCTCACCGCGACGCTGGTCGTGACCGCGCCTGGCCTGACCACATATGCACACGCAACCGCGCCTCTTGATACAGCGGCCGGCGCCAGCGAGAACATCGACGCACACACCTCCGACGTGGAAGTCGTCGACGGCGCCCACATTCTCTCCGACTCGGATAAGAAGATGCTGGACGAGCGCACCACGGGCATCGACTTCCCGGATTCGGTGCAGCGGGTCGTCTACCTGACGTTCGCGGACAACGATGAGAACCTCAATGACACGGTCCGCTACTTCGGCGAAGACGAGCGGCGGGATCTTTTGGATGCCGATCAGAAGAAATTCGCGCCCGGCACGGTCATCGTCGCCGTGGGACTCGACCCAAAGAAGATGGGTGTCTACGCCGGCGATGACGTGGCGGCGGACCTGGACTTGCAAGACGATGCCCGACTGGCCGGCATCACGGATGAGATGCGCGATCCCTTGCGGGAGAAAAATTGGGCGCTGGGGCTTCTTCGCGGCGCCCAGGGCGCAGCGGACACAGAGGTGCGCAGTGAGTCCTCGGAATGGCCCGGGATTCTTGCCACCGGAGGAGTCCTCGCCGGCGGCGGTATTGCCTGCGGAATCGGGCTGCGTTCCCGCCGCAAAAAGAAGGCGGCGCAGGCGCGCGAGGACTACGACTACATCCTGGCGCACCACGGCGACATCGCCACCCGCCTCGACGCCATTGACGTCCGCGCGCATTCTTTGTCCTCGCCGCTGGCCGATGACGAGTTCCGCCGCCAGTGGGACGACATCAAGGCCGCGTTTCTGAAAGCGCAGTCCGCGCTGGACAAGACCGGTGAGCTGGACCGATCGTCCACTGACAAGGAGTTTCGCGCCCACGCTAGCGCGCTTGCCGATGCCCGCGCCGCCGTCGAAGAGGCCGTCAACGCGGAGGCCAACGTGGAAGAACTCGCCAGCTTGGAGCACGGCGATGCCACCGCGCGCCGCCGGGCGCTGACTGACCTGCACCGCGACATCGCCGACGCGCGGGCCGAGGCACAGCCGCGGGAGGAGGAGCGCCTGGTGGACATCGACAAGCGGGTGCTCGCGCTTCGCGATGGCCACGGTGACGGCACCGACAGCCTCACCTCCCCCGACTTCATGGACACCTACACCGGCATCCTCACCGACTACCACGCCGTCATCGAGGCGGTGCGGGAATCGATGTACTCGGACAAAACGGTCGAACGCGGCGATCACACCGCCCCGACCCTGGGTTCGTCGTCGTGGCACCCGGGCATGGGCATTTACTACGTGCCGTTCTCCGTGGTCAACAACTGGCATTCGTCCGATGTCGCCGCCGCCTCCAGCAGCAACAGCAGCAGCGGCGTGACCACCGGTTACTCCGCCGGCGGGTTTGCGGGCGCGGGTGGTTCGTCGAGCTTCTAG
- a CDS encoding three-helix bundle dimerization domain-containing protein, whose product MKSNDRRFDTIREDLHRGYGHRFTAEQIDHKLDEVIERHSTRAVLDEFVPVLVERDVTEFFGEHRLHVRFAAGDDPALAKAAVALTKQYAGDALVVDSAVEPAEDLGDSHVAHVLQERGLYSASRHLDNVRTVAMPDFIVFLGADVPRDEAGKDVKIWDISRANTVEETRELLDDLEARVLYMLNKLGIEPVEAHEPVSA is encoded by the coding sequence ATGAAGAGCAATGATCGTCGATTCGACACCATCCGTGAGGATCTGCACCGTGGCTACGGCCACCGTTTCACGGCCGAGCAGATTGACCACAAGCTGGACGAGGTTATCGAGCGCCACTCCACCCGTGCAGTCCTGGACGAGTTCGTCCCCGTGCTCGTCGAGCGCGACGTCACCGAGTTCTTCGGTGAGCACCGTCTCCACGTCCGCTTCGCTGCGGGCGACGACCCTGCGCTGGCCAAGGCCGCAGTTGCCCTGACCAAGCAGTACGCGGGTGATGCCCTCGTGGTTGACTCCGCGGTGGAGCCGGCCGAAGACCTGGGTGACTCCCACGTCGCGCACGTCCTGCAGGAGCGCGGTCTGTACTCCGCCTCCCGTCACCTGGACAATGTCCGCACCGTGGCCATGCCGGACTTCATAGTCTTCTTGGGCGCCGACGTCCCGCGCGACGAGGCCGGTAAGGACGTGAAGATCTGGGACATTTCCCGCGCCAACACCGTGGAGGAGACCCGCGAGCTCCTCGACGACCTCGAGGCCCGCGTACTCTACATGCTGAACAAGCTCGGCATCGAGCCGGTGGAAGCCCACGAGCCGGTCTCCGCGTAA
- the glf gene encoding UDP-galactopyranose mutase gives MTTAAGNSYDLIVVGTGFFGLTIAERAARELDKKVLMIERRSHLGGNAYSEIEPETGIEVHKYGAHLFHTSNKRVWDYVNRFTDFTDYQHRVFAMHDGTAYQFPMGLGLINQFFGKYYSPDEAKELIEKQREGKDPAEAENLEEKGIALIGKPLYEAFVKHYTAKQWQTDPKDLPASIISRLPVRYTFNNRYFNDTYEGLPVDGYAAWLENMAADDRIEVRLDTDWFDVRDELRAQSPDAPVVYTGPLDRYFDFAEGDLGWRTLDFDLEVKDTGDFQGTPVMNYNDPDVDYTRIHEFRHFHPERDYQTDKTVIMKEYSRFAEKGDEPYYPINTPEDRDRLKAYRERAAKEARENKVLFGGRLGTYQYLDMHMAIGAALSMFDNKIAPYFTEGKAIEQERGH, from the coding sequence ATGACTACAGCTGCTGGTAATTCCTATGACCTCATCGTCGTCGGCACCGGGTTCTTCGGCCTCACCATCGCGGAGCGCGCCGCTCGCGAGTTGGACAAGAAAGTCCTCATGATTGAGCGCCGTTCCCACCTGGGTGGCAATGCGTATTCCGAAATCGAGCCGGAGACCGGTATCGAGGTGCACAAGTACGGCGCGCACCTGTTCCACACCTCGAACAAGCGCGTGTGGGATTACGTCAACCGCTTTACTGACTTCACCGATTACCAGCACCGCGTCTTCGCCATGCACGACGGCACGGCCTATCAGTTCCCGATGGGGCTGGGGCTTATCAACCAGTTCTTCGGTAAGTACTACTCGCCGGATGAGGCGAAGGAGCTCATCGAAAAGCAGCGCGAAGGCAAGGACCCGGCCGAGGCGGAAAACCTCGAGGAGAAGGGCATCGCGCTCATCGGCAAGCCTTTGTACGAGGCCTTTGTCAAGCACTACACCGCCAAGCAGTGGCAGACCGATCCGAAGGACCTGCCGGCGTCCATCATCTCCCGCCTGCCGGTGCGCTACACCTTTAACAACCGCTACTTCAACGACACCTACGAGGGCCTGCCGGTCGACGGCTACGCCGCGTGGCTGGAAAACATGGCTGCCGATGACCGCATCGAGGTACGCCTGGACACCGACTGGTTCGACGTACGCGACGAGCTGCGTGCGCAAAGCCCCGACGCGCCGGTGGTCTACACCGGCCCGCTGGACCGCTACTTCGACTTCGCCGAGGGCGACCTGGGCTGGCGCACCCTCGACTTCGACCTCGAGGTCAAGGACACCGGTGACTTCCAGGGCACCCCGGTGATGAACTACAACGACCCGGACGTGGACTACACCCGCATCCACGAGTTCCGCCACTTCCACCCGGAGCGCGACTACCAGACGGACAAGACCGTCATTATGAAGGAGTACTCGCGCTTCGCGGAGAAGGGCGACGAACCGTACTACCCGATCAACACCCCGGAGGACCGCGACCGCCTCAAGGCCTACCGCGAGCGCGCCGCGAAGGAGGCCCGTGAGAACAAGGTATTGTTCGGCGGCCGCCTGGGTACCTACCAGTACCTAGACATGCACATGGCCATCGGCGCTGCTCTGTCCATGTTCGACAACAAGATCGCGCCATATTTCACCGAGGGTAAGGCCATCGAGCAGGAGCGCGGCCACTAA
- a CDS encoding N-acetylmuramoyl-L-alanine amidase, which produces MALVAAATFGGNHILRTQSEGGPIQATTNTASFGDGETVVVDDPAIASQGAGDGPRAVKQFHQDEPFSTFGVTWQGHKDVAVFVRAKQEDGTWSEWFSAEPTDVTTDGTNGTDPIWVGETHDVQVSVGNVDLGTPSEEEVAEQGGETQPKSAPESAESDKDAQPEPAEQGDSAQKSEEPKADKKDDGDNQGAGPLPSNYGDIKPVADIQDTAKDGDTGADSDSISASDLEAVFIDGKTQSGIEPAAETVADGMPPVVSRAGWGADEGIRCMDPDYDDGVKALTLHHTAGSNNYSKAEAAAVVRGIYAYHAQNLGWCDIGYNALVDKYGTIYEGRYGGLDKAVQGAHVGGFNQNTWGISMMGNYQTAQPTQEQLQSVANIAGWKAAISGFDPTGQVSLTSQGFNGSKYPAGSVATVPAFQGHRDFHYTTCPSDYTVAQWPTIRKLTKQKYDQVRSGGTSARPSTSPSTNPSTTPSTTPSHSNNPAPQPKPAPSVDEQSNASQQSGGPSSNISKSLNANGLSSQFTPKQKEAFLKLASAVGTLALAAGVLQAPEKDQEIAGGMTATQIADVIGKVLRVTGDQELQSQWGDILNAFGPLLGVAQGGPDMITADNQKIAYQLFDNGVVMSSEDTGAHALVGEIAKAWADGENAASLGLPITDQYSVGKDIRVDFQGGYINYNAKTKQVDVFTN; this is translated from the coding sequence GTGGCTCTCGTCGCGGCTGCAACCTTCGGCGGCAACCACATCCTGCGCACCCAGTCGGAGGGTGGCCCCATCCAGGCGACGACGAACACCGCCAGCTTCGGCGACGGTGAAACCGTCGTCGTCGATGACCCGGCCATCGCCTCCCAGGGCGCCGGCGACGGCCCCCGCGCCGTCAAGCAGTTCCACCAGGACGAGCCATTCAGCACCTTCGGCGTGACCTGGCAGGGCCACAAGGACGTCGCGGTCTTCGTGCGCGCGAAGCAGGAAGACGGCACGTGGAGCGAGTGGTTCAGCGCCGAGCCGACTGACGTCACCACGGACGGCACCAACGGCACCGATCCGATCTGGGTGGGCGAGACCCACGACGTTCAGGTCTCCGTGGGCAACGTGGATCTGGGCACCCCGTCCGAAGAAGAGGTCGCCGAGCAGGGCGGCGAGACGCAGCCGAAGTCCGCGCCGGAGTCTGCCGAGTCGGATAAGGATGCGCAGCCAGAACCCGCTGAGCAGGGCGATTCCGCGCAAAAATCGGAGGAACCCAAGGCGGACAAGAAGGACGATGGGGACAACCAAGGCGCGGGTCCCCTGCCGTCCAACTACGGCGACATCAAGCCGGTGGCCGACATCCAAGACACGGCGAAGGACGGCGACACCGGCGCTGACTCCGATTCGATCAGCGCCTCCGATCTCGAGGCCGTGTTCATCGACGGCAAGACCCAGTCCGGCATCGAGCCGGCCGCGGAGACGGTTGCCGATGGCATGCCGCCCGTAGTCAGCCGCGCCGGCTGGGGCGCCGACGAAGGCATCCGCTGCATGGATCCGGACTACGACGACGGCGTCAAGGCGCTGACCCTGCACCACACCGCGGGTAGCAACAACTACTCCAAGGCGGAGGCGGCTGCCGTCGTGCGCGGAATCTACGCGTACCACGCGCAGAACCTGGGCTGGTGCGACATCGGATACAACGCGCTGGTAGATAAGTACGGCACCATCTACGAGGGCCGCTACGGCGGGCTGGACAAGGCCGTCCAGGGCGCCCACGTCGGCGGCTTCAACCAGAACACCTGGGGCATTTCGATGATGGGCAACTACCAGACCGCCCAGCCGACCCAGGAGCAGCTGCAGTCCGTGGCCAACATCGCCGGCTGGAAGGCGGCGATCTCCGGCTTCGATCCGACCGGCCAGGTCTCGCTTACGTCCCAGGGCTTCAACGGCTCGAAATACCCGGCGGGCAGCGTCGCCACGGTCCCGGCGTTCCAGGGCCACCGCGACTTCCACTACACCACCTGCCCGAGCGACTACACCGTCGCGCAGTGGCCGACCATCCGGAAGCTGACCAAGCAGAAGTACGACCAGGTCCGTTCCGGCGGCACCTCTGCCCGCCCAAGCACCTCTCCGTCGACTAACCCGTCGACCACTCCATCCACCACTCCGTCGCATTCGAACAATCCGGCGCCGCAGCCGAAGCCTGCGCCGAGTGTGGACGAGCAGTCGAACGCGTCCCAGCAGTCGGGTGGGCCGAGCAGCAACATCAGCAAGTCGCTGAATGCCAACGGTTTAAGCTCCCAGTTCACCCCGAAGCAGAAGGAGGCCTTCTTAAAGCTGGCCTCCGCCGTGGGCACGCTGGCGCTCGCCGCCGGGGTGCTGCAGGCACCGGAGAAGGACCAGGAGATTGCCGGCGGGATGACGGCGACGCAGATTGCCGATGTCATCGGCAAGGTCCTGCGCGTCACCGGCGACCAGGAGCTGCAGAGCCAGTGGGGTGACATCCTCAACGCCTTCGGCCCGCTGCTCGGCGTCGCCCAGGGCGGCCCGGACATGATCACCGCCGATAATCAGAAGATCGCCTACCAGCTCTTCGACAACGGCGTGGTCATGTCCTCCGAAGACACCGGCGCGCACGCGCTGGTTGGCGAGATTGCGAAGGCCTGGGCCGACGGCGAGAACGCCGCATCCCTGGGCCTGCCCATCACCGACCAGTACAGCGTGGGCAAGGACATCCGCGTCGACTTCCAGGGCGGCTACATCAACTACAACGCGAAGACGAAGCAGGTCGACGTCTTCACCAACTAG
- a CDS encoding glycosyltransferase — MIKHCVAVIPAHNEEQSITTCAAAVIDAACATHVPVDIVVALDACTDATADVIRRFGPRVRGVEMDYRNVGYTRRAGVAAALAGVPAHVDASETWILSTDADSIVPPDWITRQLDLAARGADAVVGTVEPNWQDAVRPAEIHRLYERRYNAVAGHEHVHGANLGVRASAYLAAGGFDTLACSEDVALVEALRATGFCVQAVADIPVLTSTRVSHRAPGGFSTYLTKLEALTGEVAGVTPAAPDVAGAAH; from the coding sequence ATGATTAAGCACTGCGTGGCGGTCATCCCCGCGCACAACGAGGAGCAGTCGATCACGACGTGCGCCGCGGCGGTTATCGATGCCGCTTGCGCGACGCACGTGCCCGTCGACATCGTGGTCGCCCTCGACGCGTGCACCGACGCGACCGCCGACGTCATCCGTCGCTTTGGGCCGCGCGTGCGCGGCGTAGAGATGGACTACCGCAACGTTGGCTACACCCGCCGCGCCGGGGTAGCGGCGGCGCTGGCCGGGGTGCCGGCGCATGTCGATGCGTCCGAGACCTGGATCTTGAGTACCGACGCCGATTCGATCGTGCCGCCGGACTGGATCACGCGGCAGCTGGATCTGGCCGCGCGCGGCGCGGACGCGGTGGTGGGAACCGTCGAGCCGAACTGGCAGGACGCGGTCCGGCCGGCGGAGATTCACCGGCTCTACGAGCGGCGCTACAACGCCGTGGCCGGCCACGAGCATGTCCACGGTGCGAACTTGGGCGTGCGGGCCAGCGCGTACCTCGCGGCGGGCGGCTTTGACACGCTCGCGTGTTCGGAGGACGTCGCGCTGGTGGAGGCGCTGCGTGCCACCGGTTTCTGCGTACAGGCCGTCGCGGACATCCCGGTGCTCACCTCGACCCGCGTCTCGCACCGCGCCCCGGGCGGGTTTTCTACCTACCTGACCAAGCTGGAGGCGCTCACGGGCGAGGTCGCCGGTGTGACGCCAGCGGCCCCGGACGTCGCCGGGGCCGCGCACTAG
- a CDS encoding galactosyltransferase-related protein, with amino-acid sequence MGKTARHTTIVTLGDAGRTEHLVNQQEFVQRYCPGVRHILVALADHAELSRALPDVEVVAGDAAHARSLAAARNQAGDLAARDADTDDAIIFLDADCLPGPGMADAYRAALDRFPDAVVSGPVTYLEKGGVCADIAKRRNPHPLRPDPEKTHLATDDEYKFFWSLSFAVRVETWRRIRSLLGGFDQGYTGYGGEDTDFAFGLRSHSVAFAWAARADAYHQWHPVSSPPVEHLRDIAANATRFHSRWGVWPMDGWLKEFARRGLIRWHDDRIEVTDD; translated from the coding sequence ATGGGGAAGACGGCACGGCACACAACCATCGTCACGCTGGGCGATGCCGGACGCACCGAGCACCTGGTCAACCAGCAGGAGTTCGTGCAGCGTTACTGCCCAGGCGTGCGCCACATCCTAGTCGCGCTCGCGGATCACGCCGAGCTGTCCCGCGCCCTGCCGGACGTGGAGGTTGTGGCCGGCGACGCCGCACACGCGCGTTCGCTGGCCGCGGCCCGCAACCAGGCCGGCGACCTGGCGGCCCGTGACGCCGATACAGACGATGCCATCATCTTCCTCGACGCCGATTGCCTGCCCGGCCCGGGGATGGCCGACGCCTACCGCGCGGCGCTGGATCGTTTCCCAGACGCCGTCGTCTCCGGACCGGTGACGTACCTGGAAAAGGGTGGGGTGTGCGCGGACATCGCCAAGCGCCGCAACCCCCACCCGCTGCGGCCGGATCCGGAGAAAACCCATCTGGCCACGGACGATGAGTACAAATTTTTCTGGTCTTTGTCGTTCGCGGTGCGTGTCGAAACCTGGCGGCGCATCCGCTCGCTGCTAGGGGGCTTCGATCAGGGGTATACAGGGTACGGAGGCGAGGACACCGACTTCGCGTTCGGGTTGCGCAGCCACTCCGTGGCGTTTGCGTGGGCCGCGCGTGCCGATGCCTACCACCAGTGGCACCCGGTGTCCTCCCCGCCGGTGGAGCATCTCCGCGACATCGCCGCCAACGCCACCCGGTTCCACTCCCGCTGGGGAGTGTGGCCGATGGACGGTTGGCTCAAAGAATTTGCCCGACGGGGTCTCATCCGCTGGCATGACGACAGGATTGAGGTGACAGATGATTAA
- a CDS encoding glycosyltransferase produces MRIGFYTHHHGSGHLRRALTIAEELASRGHATSIASSRASAGVDVALPLDNEPGPGDTGFPDPDAHSAFHWAPAHNPGLSARMARLAQWVTEFRPDVVHVDVSVEVAVFLRLLGVPVTVQAMPGVRDDAPHQLAYRLAAGIIAAWPDWVPLNAGLAPHADRVHRVGGISRFPSTGRETNAAFREAGTRHIVVLRGAGGHAHGDQFWEETAAQVPDTAWRILGGKDTVADPSPLLRAADLVISAAGQNSVADIAACGAPAIVTAEERPFGEQEATARVLREAGLTAPAPAHDAGWPEAVARALARPKDRADWEKWQTRGAASRAADALERAGT; encoded by the coding sequence ATGCGCATCGGTTTCTACACCCATCACCACGGCAGCGGGCACCTGCGCCGCGCGCTGACCATTGCTGAAGAGCTCGCCAGCCGCGGGCACGCCACGTCCATCGCCTCCTCCCGCGCAAGTGCCGGAGTGGACGTCGCACTCCCGTTGGACAACGAGCCGGGGCCGGGGGATACCGGTTTCCCGGATCCGGACGCGCACAGCGCCTTCCACTGGGCGCCCGCCCACAACCCGGGGCTGAGCGCCCGCATGGCGCGGCTGGCGCAGTGGGTGACGGAGTTTCGCCCCGACGTCGTCCACGTCGATGTCTCCGTCGAGGTCGCCGTGTTTCTGCGCCTGCTCGGCGTGCCGGTCACGGTGCAGGCGATGCCGGGCGTGCGTGACGATGCCCCGCACCAGCTCGCCTACCGCCTCGCCGCCGGCATCATCGCCGCGTGGCCTGACTGGGTCCCGCTCAACGCGGGCCTTGCGCCCCACGCCGATCGCGTTCACCGCGTCGGCGGCATCTCGCGGTTTCCGTCCACAGGGCGGGAAACGAATGCGGCCTTCCGCGAGGCGGGCACGCGGCACATTGTCGTGCTGCGCGGCGCCGGTGGCCACGCGCACGGCGATCAGTTTTGGGAAGAGACAGCCGCGCAGGTGCCCGACACCGCCTGGCGGATTTTGGGCGGTAAGGACACCGTCGCCGATCCGTCGCCGCTTTTGCGCGCGGCGGACCTGGTCATCTCCGCGGCGGGCCAGAACTCGGTGGCGGACATCGCCGCGTGTGGCGCGCCGGCCATCGTCACGGCGGAGGAGCGCCCCTTCGGCGAGCAGGAGGCCACCGCGCGGGTGCTCCGGGAGGCGGGGCTGACAGCCCCCGCCCCCGCACACGACGCCGGCTGGCCGGAGGCCGTCGCCCGCGCGCTGGCCCGGCCCAAAGACCGGGCGGACTGGGAGAAATGGCAGACCCGTGGCGCGGCCAGCCGCGCCGCCGACGCACTGGAAAGGGCAGGCACGTAA